The proteins below come from a single Triticum aestivum cultivar Chinese Spring chromosome 5D, IWGSC CS RefSeq v2.1, whole genome shotgun sequence genomic window:
- the LOC123122627 gene encoding protein STRUBBELIG-RECEPTOR FAMILY 5 isoform X1 gives MARPRRQVPGGLAALLLLSAVVAVAAAKTDRADVEALNVLFTSMHKPSKLDNWKADGGDPCDDDDGWRGVDCSDNSVTKIDLSGLDLTGNLGFQLSSLKSVTKFDVSDNKLSGEIPYSLPPNLVQLNLQGNAFTGGIPYSVSQMSDLETLNVGSNHLNGQLTDMFTQLPKLSTMDLSDNRLSGNLPQSFQHLTGLKTLNLESNQFTGDVDVLAKLSSLEDLNLQNNKFTGWIPSKLKKIDSLKTGGNQWSSGSAPPGMEKGSSAGASSSKESDVGVNGFFIGAMVIAVLLAAVILLTVLQMKRSSPVSSHYYMDESGHSSIISMKPLEKSTSIDSVTLPSVPYKTMNDNKFNMLNNSRRILEPISLVTYSSSELQAATGNWHSSRIIGQGMVGRVYKAKYANGQVLAIKKFDPLSFSERSDFVELVTCISRLRQPSICEIVGYCAEPGHYIMVYEHHMNGSLHEFLHLSDDYSKPLTWDTRVRIALGTAQALEYLHEICSPRIIHKNIKSSNVLLDADLNPHLSDCGLAFFYEDPNESLGPGYSPPECTRPSGYTMKSDVYSFGVVMLELLTGRKAYDSSKPINEQSLVKFVTPQLHDSDALGSVADPALRGLYPPKALSRFADVIARCTQSDPQLRPRMSEVSQELTSCVQRSASSRRGGFLYSASMRSDVSDW, from the exons ATGGCCCGTCCACGGCGGCAGGTGCCCGgcggcctcgccgccctcctcctcctctccgcggtGGTCGCCGTCGCGGCGGCCAAGACCGACCGGGCCGACG TGGAGGCGCTGAACGTGCTCTTCACCAGCATGCACAAGCCGTCCAAGCTGGACAACTGGAAGGCGGACGGCGGCGACCcctgcgacgacgacgacggctggAGAGGGGTCGACTGCAGCGACAATTCCGTCACCAAAAT TGACCTGTCAGGGCTCGACCTCACCGGCAACCTCGGCTTCCAGCTGTCCAGCCTCAAATCGGTAACCAAATT CGATGTGAGCGACAACAAGCTCAGCGGCGAGATCCCCTACTCGCTCCCACCCAACCTGGTTCAGCT AAACCTGCAAGGGAATGCGTTTACCGGCGGGATTCCCTATTCGGTATCTCAGATGTCTGATCTAGAGACACT AAACGTCGGAAGCAATCACTTAAACGGGCAGTTAACGGACATGTTTACGCAACTTCCAAAGCTCTCGACAAT GGATCTCTCTGACAACCGCCTCTCCGGTAACCTGCCCCAGAGTTTCCAGCACCTCACAGGCCTCAAGACACT GAACTTGGAGAGCAACCAGTTCACTGGCGATGTCGACGTTCTGGCCAAACTTTCTTCTCTGGAGGATCT GAATCTGCAGAACAACAAGTTCACCGGGTGGATTCCAAGTAAACTGAAAAAAATCGACAGCCTCAA GACTGGTGGGAACCAGTGGTCATCCGGGTCGGCTCCTCCTGGCATGGAGAAGGGGTCTTCGGCGGGAGCCTCATCGAGCAAAGAGAGTGACGTCGGGGTCAACGGTTTCTTTATCGGAGCAATGGTCATAGCTGTGCTCCTTGCAGCTGTTATTCTCTTGACAGTGTTACAGATGAAGCGATCCTCTCCCGTCTCGTCTCATTACTACATGGACGAGTCAG GCCATTCTTCAATAATCAGCATGAAGCCGCTGGAGAAATCGACGTCGATTGACAGTGTAACACTGCCTTCTGTGCCTTACAAGACGATGAACGACAACAAGTTTAACATGCTAAACAATTCTAGGCGGATCTTGGAACCGATCAGCCTGGTGACCTACTCATCGTCAGAGCTACAAGCGGCCACTGGCAACTGGCACAGTAGCAGGATAATAGGCCAGGGAATGGTCGGTCGGGTTTACAAGGCGAAATATGCCAACGGACAG GTGCTGGCTATCAAGAAGTTTGATCCGCTGAGCTTCTCGGAGAGAAGCGACTTTGTGGAGCTTGTCACCTGCATTTCCAGGCTGCGCCAACCGAGCATCTGTGAGATTGTGGGCTACTGCGCGGAGCCCGGGCACTACATCATGGTGTATGAGCACCATATGAACGGGTCCCTCCATGAGTTCCTGCATTTGTCAGACGATTACAGCAAGCCTCTCACCTGGGATACCCGCGTTCGGATCGCTCTCGGTACAGCTCAGGCTCTGGA gtaCCTGCATGAAATCTGCTCGCCTCGGATCATCCACAAGAACATAAAGTCATCCAATGTCTTGCTCGACGCCGACCTCAACCCTCACCTCTCCGACTGCGGCCTCGCATTCTTCTACGAG GATCCAAACGAGAGCTTGGGGCCAGGGTACAGTCCCCCGGAGTGCACAAGGCCATCGGGTTACACGATGAAGAGCGACGTGTACAGCTTTGGTGTGGTCATGCTCGAGCTATTAACCGGCCGGAAGGCCTACGATAG CTCAAAGCCGATAAATGAGCAGTCCTTGGTCAAGTTTGTGACGCCGCAGCTCCACGACAGTGACGCCCTGGGATCGGTGGCAGACCCGGCCCTGCGCGGCCTGTACCCACCCAAGGCGCTGTCCCGCTTCGCCGACGTGATCGCCCGCTGCACCCAG TCTGACCCGCAGCTCCGGCCGCGCATGTCGGAGGTGTCGCAGGAGCTCACCAGCTGCGTCCAGCGCAGCGCCAGCAGCAGGAGGGGTGGCTTCCTCTACAGCGCGTCGATGCGCAGCGACGTCTCGGATTGGTGA
- the LOC123122627 gene encoding protein STRUBBELIG-RECEPTOR FAMILY 5 isoform X2, with amino-acid sequence MSDLETLNVGSNHLNGQLTDMFTQLPKLSTMDLSDNRLSGNLPQSFQHLTGLKTLNLESNQFTGDVDVLAKLSSLEDLNLQNNKFTGWIPSKLKKIDSLKTGGNQWSSGSAPPGMEKGSSAGASSSKESDVGVNGFFIGAMVIAVLLAAVILLTVLQMKRSSPVSSHYYMDESGHSSIISMKPLEKSTSIDSVTLPSVPYKTMNDNKFNMLNNSRRILEPISLVTYSSSELQAATGNWHSSRIIGQGMVGRVYKAKYANGQVLAIKKFDPLSFSERSDFVELVTCISRLRQPSICEIVGYCAEPGHYIMVYEHHMNGSLHEFLHLSDDYSKPLTWDTRVRIALGTAQALEYLHEICSPRIIHKNIKSSNVLLDADLNPHLSDCGLAFFYEDPNESLGPGYSPPECTRPSGYTMKSDVYSFGVVMLELLTGRKAYDSSKPINEQSLVKFVTPQLHDSDALGSVADPALRGLYPPKALSRFADVIARCTQSDPQLRPRMSEVSQELTSCVQRSASSRRGGFLYSASMRSDVSDW; translated from the exons ATGTCTGATCTAGAGACACT AAACGTCGGAAGCAATCACTTAAACGGGCAGTTAACGGACATGTTTACGCAACTTCCAAAGCTCTCGACAAT GGATCTCTCTGACAACCGCCTCTCCGGTAACCTGCCCCAGAGTTTCCAGCACCTCACAGGCCTCAAGACACT GAACTTGGAGAGCAACCAGTTCACTGGCGATGTCGACGTTCTGGCCAAACTTTCTTCTCTGGAGGATCT GAATCTGCAGAACAACAAGTTCACCGGGTGGATTCCAAGTAAACTGAAAAAAATCGACAGCCTCAA GACTGGTGGGAACCAGTGGTCATCCGGGTCGGCTCCTCCTGGCATGGAGAAGGGGTCTTCGGCGGGAGCCTCATCGAGCAAAGAGAGTGACGTCGGGGTCAACGGTTTCTTTATCGGAGCAATGGTCATAGCTGTGCTCCTTGCAGCTGTTATTCTCTTGACAGTGTTACAGATGAAGCGATCCTCTCCCGTCTCGTCTCATTACTACATGGACGAGTCAG GCCATTCTTCAATAATCAGCATGAAGCCGCTGGAGAAATCGACGTCGATTGACAGTGTAACACTGCCTTCTGTGCCTTACAAGACGATGAACGACAACAAGTTTAACATGCTAAACAATTCTAGGCGGATCTTGGAACCGATCAGCCTGGTGACCTACTCATCGTCAGAGCTACAAGCGGCCACTGGCAACTGGCACAGTAGCAGGATAATAGGCCAGGGAATGGTCGGTCGGGTTTACAAGGCGAAATATGCCAACGGACAG GTGCTGGCTATCAAGAAGTTTGATCCGCTGAGCTTCTCGGAGAGAAGCGACTTTGTGGAGCTTGTCACCTGCATTTCCAGGCTGCGCCAACCGAGCATCTGTGAGATTGTGGGCTACTGCGCGGAGCCCGGGCACTACATCATGGTGTATGAGCACCATATGAACGGGTCCCTCCATGAGTTCCTGCATTTGTCAGACGATTACAGCAAGCCTCTCACCTGGGATACCCGCGTTCGGATCGCTCTCGGTACAGCTCAGGCTCTGGA gtaCCTGCATGAAATCTGCTCGCCTCGGATCATCCACAAGAACATAAAGTCATCCAATGTCTTGCTCGACGCCGACCTCAACCCTCACCTCTCCGACTGCGGCCTCGCATTCTTCTACGAG GATCCAAACGAGAGCTTGGGGCCAGGGTACAGTCCCCCGGAGTGCACAAGGCCATCGGGTTACACGATGAAGAGCGACGTGTACAGCTTTGGTGTGGTCATGCTCGAGCTATTAACCGGCCGGAAGGCCTACGATAG CTCAAAGCCGATAAATGAGCAGTCCTTGGTCAAGTTTGTGACGCCGCAGCTCCACGACAGTGACGCCCTGGGATCGGTGGCAGACCCGGCCCTGCGCGGCCTGTACCCACCCAAGGCGCTGTCCCGCTTCGCCGACGTGATCGCCCGCTGCACCCAG TCTGACCCGCAGCTCCGGCCGCGCATGTCGGAGGTGTCGCAGGAGCTCACCAGCTGCGTCCAGCGCAGCGCCAGCAGCAGGAGGGGTGGCTTCCTCTACAGCGCGTCGATGCGCAGCGACGTCTCGGATTGGTGA
- the LOC123122626 gene encoding TORTIFOLIA1-like protein 2: MKSTTAAPSKGKAAFELKHRLVHALNKIADRDTYQIGLSELHATVDALAPDMVGPFLSCVIDTDADQKSAVRKECVKAIGALARSHGALLAPHIPKLVASVVRRLKDADSVVRDACVDTCGTLSACAREFGDGGAALVALVRPLFESLGEQNRYVQAGAALCLAKVIDESSYFPGPVLPQMLARVVKILKNPHFMAKPAVIELLRSIVQAEGASTEQALSSALTSIMDSLKSSDWTTRKAASLALSSIAVSSGYLVASFRTSCLRSLERCKFDKVKPVRDAITHAIQLWKAIPGSETPEPSEAGSSTKENFFGDHNDARSVHDGGSRATSFRRVEPTPSASVVSGSSITSVKKRSPLSVNKIPQNNASNQQHLKSNDWHVEISVPKQNTVPDLGKKGYGSNRMLKYAKGSPYGIVDEDIKSDYDPMDDKQECSSLSEVASRSYETKHVTSALEVTEDVTELCPRARETKSIDSTVTDVTSHGTHTCCLSATKELALIRKQLQEMERKQANLFDLLQEFMSNSVENMSVLNSKVHNLEYAVDKTVYTITQSESRYQVPGSKGFKNQSVSSSPRLSNSTPRSSVDANFRPPTIPHLKQEKKWAHDLPSKGTSTCVKEGHEFLKAHARNRVMKSGAGSSEESYIPSSVRGRASGVKGTFPVPFTSPCDQPDLQNALCASSQAGEFRGCDGMEPAYAEALSYGDSDDLIDLMDRTGPVLDKLSRETANELLRLIAGQFLDTKLFDLALPWIQQVVDLSTVYKPSQVFVSARAQREFLSALEEAATSGSTEPAVRIAIVQLAFKLTKACEAAPCRKISTRVSRGSESVVMATVM; this comes from the exons ATGAAGTCCACCACGGCCGCCCCGTCCAAGGGCAAGGCGGCGTTCGAGCTCAAGCACAGGCTGGTCCACGCCCTCAACAAGATCGCCGACCGGGACACCTACCAGATCGGCCTCAGCGAGCTGCACGCCACCGTCGACGCCCTGGCCCCCGACATGGTCGGCCCCTTCCTCTCCTGCGTCATCGACACCGACGCGGACCAGAAGAGCGCGGTGCGCAAGGAGTGCGTCAAGGCCATCGGCGCGCTGGCGCGGTCGCACGGGGCCCTGCTGGCGCCGCACATCCCCAAGCTGGTCGCCAGCGTCGTCAGGCGCCTCAAGGACGCCGACTCCGTCGTCCGGGACGCCTGCGTCGACACCTGCGGCACCCTCTCGGCGTGCGCCAGGGAGTTCGGGGACGGCGGCGCCGCGCTGGTTGCGCTGGTGCGGCCGCTGTTCGAGTCGCTGGGTGAGCAGAACAGGTATGTCCAGGCCGGGGCCGCGCTCTGCCTGGCCAAGGTGATCGATGAGAGCAGCTACTTCCCTGGCCCTGTTCTGCCACAGATGCTCGCGCGTGTTGTTAAGATCCTCAAGAACCCTCATTTCATGGCCAAGCCCGCCGTGATCGAGCTGCTCAGAAGCATTGTTCAG GCTGAAGGTGCTTCTACAGAGCAGGCTTTATCATCAGCACTAACAAGTATTATGGATTCCCTGAAGAGTAGTGACTGGACTACAAGGAAAGCAGCTTCTCTAGCTCTTTCAAGTATTGCTGTCAGCTCAGGATATTTGGTTGCGTCTTTCAGAACTTCCTGCCTTCGATCCCTTGAACGCTGTAAATTTGACAAG GTAAAACCGGTGCGTGATGCAATTACCCATGCCATCCAGTTGTGGAAAGCTATCCCAGGTTCTGAGACTCCTGAACCTTCAGAAGCTGGGTCATCCACAAAAG AAAACTTTTTTGGTGACCATAATGATGCCAGAAGTGTACATGATGGTGGATCAAGAGCGACTTCTTTTAGGAGAGTTGAGCCTACACCTTCAGCATCTGTTGTAAGTGGCAGTTCTATCACTTCGGTAAAGAAGAGATCCCCATTGTCTGTCAACAAGATACCTCAAAACAATGCCTCAAATCAGCAGCATTTGAAGTCAAATGACTGGCATGTGGAGATATCAGTCCCTAAGCAGAATACAGTGCCAGATCTTGGGAAAAAGGGATATGGCAGCAACCGCATGTTGAAATATGCAAAAGGAAGTCCTTATGGAATTGTAGATGAAGACATCAAGTCTGACTATGACCCTATGGATGATAAACAAGAATGCTCCTCTTTATCAGAAGTAGCCAGCAGGAGCTATGAGACGAAGCATGTCACCTCTGCTCTGGAAGTCACTGAAGATGTCACTGAGCTTTGCCCTAGGGCTCGAGAGACCAAGAGCATAGACTCCACTGTTACAGATGTCACTTCACATGGCACACATACTTGTTGTCTGAGTGCGACGAAAGAATTAGCCCTTATTAGGAAGCAACTACAAGAGATGGAAAGGAAGCAAGCAAATCTTTTTGATCTTTTGCAG GAGTTCATGTCGAATTCTGTGGAGAACATGTCAGTGCTGAACTCAAAAGTACACAATTTGGAGTATGCTGTAGACAAAACTGTGTATACAATTACTCAGAGTGAAAGCCGCTATCAAGTTCCTGGCTCCAAGGGTTTTAAGAACCAGAGTGTCTCTTCTTCACCCAGGCTTTCTAATTCGACACCTAGATCATCCGTTGATGCCAACTTTAGGCCACCAACAATTCCTCATTTGAAACAAGAGAAGAAGTGGGCTCACGATCTACCATCTAAGGGCACGAGCACTTGCGTAAAAGAGGGTCATGAATTTCTGAAGGCCCATGCTCGTAACCGAGTTATGAAGTCTGGGGCTGGGAGCTCAGAGGAAAGTTACATTCCAAGTTCAGTGAGGGGTCGAGCATCTGGGGTCAAGGGGACCTTCCCGGTTCCATTTACGAGTCCATGTGATCAGCCTGATCTGCAAAATGCATTGTGTGCTTCTAGTCAGGCTGGCGAGTTTCGCGGTTGTGACGGCATGGAGCCTGCATATGCTGAAGCCCTTAGCTATGGTGATTCTGATGATCTGATTGACCTGATGGACAGAACTGGGCCTGTTCTTGACAAGTTGTCGCGTGAAACGGCAAATGAACTTTTAAGGCTTATTGCTGGCCAGTTCCTTGACACAAAGTTATTTGACTTGGCCCTACCTTGGATTCAGCAG GTGGTGGATCTAAGCACGGTTTACAAGCCGAGCCAAGTCTTTGTGTCCGCGAGAGCACAGAGGGAGTTCCTTTCAGCACTGGAGGAAGCAGCAACCAGCGGATCTACAGAACCAGCCGTCAGAATCGCCATCGTGCAGCTTGCATTTAAACTGACCAAGGCTTGTGAGGCCGCCCCTTGCAG GAAAATCTCAACCAGAGTATCCAGGGGAAGCGAATCCGTCGTCATGGCCACCGTGATGTGA